The Branchiostoma lanceolatum isolate klBraLanc5 chromosome 1, klBraLanc5.hap2, whole genome shotgun sequence genomic sequence GAGGTGCGAAGGGTGACCCTTGACACTTGCCGGTGCTGAGCGAAACTACTTGGCCTAGCAGATGGAACTGGTTGTGATATATTTCTGAGGTCTTCCTCATCAGAGTAGCAAGCTGCATGTGTGTTGGTGGTCTCCCATGTTCTTGTCAAACTTGTGGGTATAAAATACTTCCTATCTTCTTCGGGGAGGTAAGGACAGGTACCAATGAAGTGATTATATGGTGTCCTACCTGCTTGACTACAAAGAGGGCATTCTCCGTTGTGATTCTGGGGCATCGTGCGTTGTGGATGCACGGAATTTCGGAAACTGGATGAAGTTCTGTGTAGTTCTAGCCCACCAATGTCAGAGAATTTTCAGGCTGTGTTGACAAGGTTGTGATTTGGCTCACAGTCACAGTAAAGTCCGGGTTGAAATGCGAATCTGGGTGAATTAATCCAGTCACGAATAAGATCAGGAGTTCTGGGCAAATTTTCTGCGGATGTGGAGCGCCTTCGCCCGCTAGAAATTCGTCCCCGCGGTgaagaaataaattttctttgaTGGCGGCTTCGAGTCCCTGAAACTAGGTCGTCCCGGTGGTATATTTCGTTGAACTTCGGGTTGCACAATTACTGAATAAACGGGATATGCGTGAAGTACTTGGAGTCACGAATACAATCAAAGCTtctggtattttttttttggaatgtGGGGCTTCTTCGCCCGCTAGAAATCCGTCCCTGTTCTGAGGATTGAACTTCTAGACGGCGGCTTCGAGTCCCTATAACTAGGTCATCTCGGCGCtataatttgtttgttgttgttgttggaaattACGGCAAGCACACAACGGAAGATCGAATCCAAATGTAATCGTATTACTGGTCAGATCAATCAACAAGGTACTTGCCTTCCAGCTGCGAGTTCAGGAGATGATTGGAGTAAGGACTCAGCGGTATTTTTCTCGAACGAAAACAGAGTTGGCTCAACTTTGAGCAAATAttacaagatggcggcgcctcGAGCTCTTGTCACCCACGTGGGACAGCCTGGGGCCCGCAGAACTGGGAGAGGAAATGTCTTCTGGTTGCCGATAAGGTCGTTCTGGTCGACTCCCTGTGTCTTCCTTCGCTCCATAGACCTTTCTGTTTGGGTGTGGCGAAGTTTGGGGTCCAGGGATGACGTGTTGACCAGGCAGTACCCTCCAAGCTGTCAAAGAAGTTAGATTTCCCGGTTTACGCCATGCGCGGTGTCTTGCTCCGGTTGTAAAGTTGCGACCCGGACGCTCCGATCCCTTGTTGTTTTCGGTGTGGATGGGTCTTCGTGAGTTCAGAAAATCCTAACGCTGCCAACACGCCATAAAGTGGCCAAGGGCGCTATACGCACTAGCGAGCGACTCGGACGCAGGGATCAACTCGGGAGCTTTATTACACACGTCATGGCGGATTCCAAGATGGTCGAAGGAATAAAGGAACACCGTGAACACGTGATcctaacatgacgtcatctgtcatcattaacataaacctaacataACTATATGGCGCTCGAGTTATGCTTGCAACCATAGAGAGATAAGTAGACACATAAGCGGCACCGAAAACACATCCTTTCTTACCTCAAGATCAGATAGATCTGCTGGCTTTGCGGTGATCCCGGCAGCTTTGATAGCAGACGACAGAGACATGGTCGGGTCTGGCTTCCTTCTCGTCCCCAGGGGTGTAGAGCGGTATGATATCTGCGGGGTCTTGGTGAACCGCCCTTCGAAGGCACTCATCACACCGCGAGGCGTAGTCTTGACAGGTGTGTGCTGGGTAGAGTGGAAGGGGATCGGGCTGATGGCTTTGGCAACAGGTGATCGCATTCTGGGTGTTTTCAGACCGGACGAGAGAAGCTGGTGATGCGAAGGCATCCTGTCACTGCCCTTTCCCATCCTCTCTACAATCGGACTTGCAGAGAGCTTCGCGTTGGTGACACTACTTGTTCTGACGCTTCTGATGTGGTTGTGGTACGGTGTCCTGGGACGTATGTGCCAGGGAGACCTCCTAGGTGTACCTGGAACTCCAGCATTGTCAGCAACTATGAGAAGTCTGGGAGAATTCACCGACTGTGCAGTAGAGCCTTGTATACCTGTGGTGGACAGGTTGACACCGAGAAAGGCTACGGATCCGCCGGCAAAAGCCCGCGCACCCATAAGACTTCCCAAGCCGACCATAGTGGCCGTCCGACCCGCTCGCCCGGCCTGAGCTACTCGTCGAAGTTCGTTATTCCTCGGACTCCGACGTGGGGTGGCGCTACGTCGACGCAAGGAAGGAGTGGCGAGCCTTCTCTTCGGAGTTTTTATCGGTGTAGACAGAGCTTTCAGTGTAGGTTTTCTCGGTGTTCTTGTGGCTACGGCCAACAGCGCCCCCTTGCCGCCCGGTGTCGCTAGTGCAGTCGCAGCGGTGACGTCAGGCTTGTTTGTAGGGGTAGAGATCAGTGGCGGCAGCGCCGTGTTCTTGGACGACCCACAGCCACACCCTCCTCCACAAcatccaccccctccccctgacgTCACCTTCTGGGGAGAGGGAGGCTGTACATTGATGGCAACAGCGGCCGTTCCTTGTTTCATGTCGGATGACGTCTTTTTGACAGTTACCTCTTTCTTGGCCTTCCTCTTGTGTTTAGTAACCTTTGGAATCCACCTGAgcagaaaataacaacaacaatatgaCATATCAGTggtcacatttttttcaagaagAATTCTTGTAGTATAGTTtagtaaatcattttgaaaaagcaCATTATTTTATGTGCTCTACTATCGACAGATTTAAGACGTATCTAGGCCGGCTAGTCTAGGGAGGCCATATGTTATGAGTGTTCGAGACATGAAATAAAAGCTAGCACTAAAATCAGAATGGGACAACATTAAACATTTCACATCTGATTTAGGTTTCAATGCATATTATCAATGAATCAAGAccaaatgttttggaaaatcgAATACACTTCCCCAGCTGCCTATACTGGAAAGTTTAAACAGGCTACTTTGCCCTTgatggggttatctgggggtttaTTAAACGAAGTTGAGGTTAGAAGTTTTGTAGAGTATACTGACCTATTAGACTTCTCTCGTTCCAGCTTGGGTGGAGTGACAAGCCCCCCGACGACGCACGTTCCCAGGGCAGTCTTACAGGTGACGTCCAGTTTCCGGCCTGCCGTCACGGACTGAGCTATCTTAGCAGCCTCACAGGTCTGACACACTAGCCTCGTGATCGGAGTCGCCTTCTCGTTGTTCTCCTCGGGCGCTTCCGTCACGGACATGTTTTTAGACTCGGAAGACAGGCGTCGGACGGCTTTCGGCTTGCGCTTGGAGGCCTTTGCGATTGGCTTCACTACATGCTACAAAAGACAAAGTTATGCTGAAAATTCAGACTTAAACaatcaaaaatgaaagaaacgTGTGTTTTGTATAATGTCGTTCACGGTTCCGAGTGCGCATGCGTTAAGTCAAAAGTGAAGGCCCTGACttataaacagttcttgtctaaaATATGATTTGTACAAGTCCAGATTCCGTCAGTCGGTTTACATAATAATGTTTGACGTGTTTTATTGATGTTTTACgagcctttacctttgaccttgcgcatgcgtcCTCGGAAGATTGAAAGTCTTATTTTCTACAGACGTGTTCTGAAATGTGAGAAAAGCTCAAAAACGTTCCGACAGTAGATACTGAGTCCGTAATTTCGTTTCCTTGTTCAGAAATAATTGAGCACTTAATCTACGAGGTTTGGTCGTTAATTCGACGAGTCAACTCTTTGTGCTGGAgacaattttttatttttccgtTGTATAATTTACCGACAGAAATTAACTTTCGTGCTAATAGCTAAGCACGTGTACAACAAACGTTATCGTAGCACAACCCTCTTATTGTGTTCTTACCTTGACTCTGCTGTGCAGGCCATGTAGAAAGTCCAAGGCAGAATGGAAAAATCTCGAGGAACGACTCATGGTGGAGTCCGCAAGGTGGCGCTTTCCACTAACTCGCCAAACTGCAAAACTAGCACAAGGAACGGAATGTAACGAACCCGCAATCTGAACAATACACGTTGCGACCATTTTGGACAATTTGTCCCTTACATTATAATTTTAGACTCGACTCTATCGTGTGTTCTGAGAATGCTGAATGCTGCAACTTCTTTCTTTGCTGATGAATATCTATTTGAATCCGAACAGCAATATCATACCAGCAGGCCGACATGCATATGCATGCAAAAAACAAACGAAAGGTAAATTACACTATGATTATATACTATATATCAAACACATGAAAAAGGTAAAtcggaaaatgtcaaaatttggtTTCAACTGCTCGATTCCAAAAAATTTGCAGTGTGTTTGATAGACCACATGGTACGATTATTTAGGAAAAAACAATTTAAGACAACACTACTAAGAAGATACCTTTGACGTTCTTTAGCCTTGAGGAGTAGAATATCACGAAAAGCAGTGCGTCTTCTTTGATAAAGATGACTTTGCGCAGAAAAAAGATCGACTTCTCGCGTTCTGACGATACGTGACACTGATGGCGTCCAAAATGGCGGAGTCACAAAGTTCTACTGCGCATGGGCAAATGAGTCCAGGTGTGCATCGTATGAAGGTGATTCTAATCCTGATTTGCTGAGCCTGATAAAGTAATTAGCAAGGTCATCTAAGGACACCGGGGTGACCTGAGGTGAATATTGCACTCCGCACTACAACTATAATAGCGTATGGTCACAATATCCTggttttgtttcaaaacaattaaaaatgaaaCTGAAGCAAAATCAACAATGGATGGTTTTATCAGGATTGTATCGGATGTAAAGTCGTTAATAGaagaagctttattgacacaacaaaaagtacagtgacatTTGTACGGTCtagtacaatctacaaaatgggAATACAAATAAACCATACAGACGTGAATACCTAATATTTTGATACAGCCGTGCATGtcagtacatttttttaaataaaaaaagcaatgtTCTAAGAATTTATCTATGGTCAATGTAGAGAGCGATCCAACTAGTATTTGTCACAATATAACAATGCTAATGTATACGTACAACTACCGAATCAGGAAATCAGACTATATATTAACCTCCTTGTATAAAGGAACACTTTTGTGACTTCGGATATTCGTCGACTGGGAGATACGCTATAATAGGATTAGGAATATACTTTATTATTAGAATTATATTCTCGAGTACAATCTGCCTACACATTATGAACCAACTGGAGAAGTCGTTTTCTTtgaaggcatccagagcattttatgaggcttgaaacttgaataagaaAACTCCAATTTTTAGTccttcctacacatagtaagtttcagtaatactataccattacatatcgacataaAAGGAGCAacgatacgatgtcgttgtgtggtgagaactgatagaaaatccaagccctaatagactgatcctgactgtccatcacaattagcggttcgaccagtgagaaagtgactgcatgtccgtcaaatatttgcattcttatgttttgattttgcatttctacgttttgacggaggtgggcggggctgtggtaccggtctatttacactaggcgcgtgaaactaaacgatcaccatgtagcttatatTTGTGGCGCTTTTGAGTACTTTTGATAAGagatccgcacgcaaatgttgTAAACAGTAGcattaaatgtaaatttcatacaaattacagcaactagaatatttccagttttcaagcctcttAAAattctctgggtgcctttaatcaATAGGGCGGTACGTAAGGGTTTGGGCAGGGTTTCTGACAGTACTTTGGTACGTTGAGAATGCCCTGTCGTATGGGCCCCACGTGGTAGCTGTACTGGTTGAAGGTGAGGGAATGACTACTGACTATAAAGGGATGCACGATCGGTATTGTCTGCCAATAACACGGGGCGCCGCTTTCACCCATGTACCACCTGaaatattaagaaaaaaaaacaggtgtaTCAAATATTAATCTACATGATATTCATTTCTCAACATTTACTAACATCATTTTCTCTATTAGAAGTTATGGTGCAGTTTATGCGCTGTGAACTATAGCTAGATTTTACGACaaattcgttcgttcgtttgtttttGTTCGTTCGTTGAGACTCTggtagtgcctagtggtacatagggcagcaagtttccttgctgtttcagtactAGGGTAattttctacagggaggggttgctagcgcTTTCCTTTAAAATGCGTGTGGCAgctcctcgaacacggggccccaaatttacgtcccttccgaaagacgggtacagccccaaccgagatgcatATGCCCTTCCCATGATTGAACCGGGGTTTCCAAGTgggcaactaattggaaccaggagttcaaccgtgaggctgctaccagttgagctacagggcaTTGGCTTATCAATAAATGGTGACGTGTCATCTtatcctagcctctaccaggctccagacgtggctggaaagagtggAAATTGGGAATAggggagttggccagccgacaCGTAGATACAATTTGCCGACGTGTCAAATTGTATCTATAGGTTGGCCAAGTCCTCTTTGGCCGACTTCTACTCTTCCAAGCCAAgactggagcctggtagaggctaaaattATTCCACCAATGTCACagcaaagtttgtttgtttgtttatctgttttacTAGAAATACATATCGCCTGGCGGCGcttttcaaagattcctgggTGGTCCAACCCCTTACATGGTAATACACAGCaacaataaaaatgtcaaatgatAACAAGTTATACAGGAATAAAGATTGACTTGAAAATATAACTAttcatcaaacaacagaaatcctgattagataataactgaaataacgataacgtaatagactagaaataatcctgaatcaaaacataatgatggagaatcaaaacaatgaacCAAACTTGAATGTAAATTAACAAGAAGCCCACTTACTGATCAATAGGGTACTTCTCTGGTGGTATGGACCAGCCGATACACGCCGTCCCGTTCATGGTCTCGTTCCCATTGTTGGTCGCTTGTGCCAGGTTGGTCTGAGACATCATGGTGCAGCCCTCGGCCGGTCCACAGGCCCGGCAGCACTGCCGATCCCCGGGATAGTGCACGTACATGTCTGTGTTGTTCACGTAGAGCAGGCGGCAGTCGCCATGGGGATCCGTGAGGTTTAGACCACGTCCCTATAGACAAAGTCACACGTTTgaaaatacatgcacatgtacggAAAACTAAGGGACTGTACGATTTTTAGCGCGGGGTGACCTTGTGCAAAGACGCctggaaagaaaaatatttccaatgccgggggggggggggggcgtctaAAAATAAATTTTTCCATGGCTCCCCTTCCTCCGGCGCAATTTTTAAGGCCCTCCCCCAGGCCCGAAAATATTCTCGATAACGGGATGCTAATAACGAAATATCCATACATCATATTTTCTCCCATGATCAAAATTCAATGGCTGTGACAGCTTAACGCGTTGTGTTTGGTGCCAATTTTACATCTTCAAATGTGTTTcggactagcctgagtgtccTAGTAAGTTTAcaggggctcccatactcttcTCTCACcaatggtacaatgtatatctgtccGGATGTACAGAGCTAGTTTGTACTGTTAATGTTCAGTACAATccttgtgtgttacgccatatGTGtacgcaatacaaacaaaagtaTACATGGGATCCCCGATAAGCTGACTAGGATGATACTCATTAACTAGTTCGGACATCTTGGCTCGGTAAATATGTGAGAACGAGAAATCATATTCTACTAGTGAATAGAGCCCAGCCATACGGTCTTGTCATCAGTACTGACCTGACAGAAAGTGTTGTTCTGCCCCTGTAGGTGATCATGTCGGGCCCGCTGTGAGGAGTAGTCGTAGTACCACGCACCGTCGTTTTCAGTCGTTATCGGCCTTGTGAAGACGTTGAATTCGTTCTCGTGAAATCTCACGGAGAAGCTCGAAGGCCAGGTCGGGGGCTTTAAGACACCGTGTACGCCCGAGACGCTAAGGACTATCCATGTCGCTACAAGCAGACCTGGTGCTGTCCTTTGCGTATATTCCATTGTGAGGACAGTATTCGTCTTTTTCAATGACCCACTGGCCCATTCAGAGATCACGTTTTTCTGTATCTCGTTTGAGACGTGGACGTTTGTCCCCTTACCTGTGGAAACAATACAAAGGTTCTCAGAGCAAAGGTTGgttcattatgcaaattttgcTTCGCGGTGCGTGTATCTAGGTATCCTTAtgtgtagcctccgttgcagtccttcccgcATCAATTTCCAATTTTTCCGCTGTAgacctgtgtccgctgctggggaaggactgcgttttgtaGCGGACACAGGTctacagcggacacaggggcacggcaaatacgggatcccaagcagatgcGCGGCGCCccacaccccccaccccccaaaagaaaattggaaaaaaattgctgcgggaaggactgcaacggaggctaccataTGTGACGGTGCAGAAGCATCTTAACCTTTTGTAATGTCAGTCCAAAATCAAAGTATTGTATCCGTTTTCCTTTAAATATGTTTCATACGAAAAACGTTTCTAAAGAAAGTATAGTGGAAGAGAAGGCGCTTTGTTTGGCTtctctgtacatgtttaatCCACGGCCCAGTACAGTATGACCTCAGCAAGATCGCACAGGCTAGAGTTTGGACAAAACATCCGCGCACTTTGGTCTCTTACCTTTTtctctttactttactttatttgCTTAGCCATGCCACATTAGACTCAGGTCATCAGAACCACAATATTTCGCTCTCGTTTAGAACGGACGGTAACAAAACTGGCACATCTTTAACATTATACCACAAAGAGCATTATCTATTTCAGATAGACATAAAAACACGTACTGATATCAAGCAATTAAAAACCTTCATTTCGTTTCTCCCCTTTTTTTGTAGGGGATCAGTTAAGACACTGTGTGCGTCCGAGACGCTAAGGACTATCCGTGCCGTTACAAGTAAAGTTGGTACTGTCCTGGATGTAAATTCCGTCGTGGAGGACAGTTAATTTTCTCGCTGACCTACTTGGAGATCAGTTATCTTGTTTGAGGCGTGGACTGTTGTCACCGTACCTATCCACAGAAGCCCTGGTCCCCAGAGCAAAAGTCCGATCAGTATCcaaatttgtttcttctttatttGTTAGGCGGACTGCAGATAGCCTTGAGGATAGGCACAGTATAGAGGCACCTTgatcttttgaaaaatcaacCTTAAGGCGAAGAATTGAGCCTCTTTTTCGTTAAACCTTATAATCCGATCCGAATAACTGGATAAACGCAAGGTTCAGTAGGGGAAAGGCCCGATACGGTTAACAGTGGAAGAGAAGGCGTTTTGTTCCGATCGGCCGACACCTTTGTTAATGTTTAACCCACAACCCAAAATCACTTTACCAAGGCCCAACAGTCTTGCCTTTTCTTTATAACACCCGCAAGCACTTTGGTCTCGGCCCTTTTCTACGAACAAGAAGAAAATCGAACtcacaacgtacatgtatggcaagaatactTGCACCCCAATAACAAACTGACAGGAAGAACATATATGTGGCAACTGATGTAAACAATTAAAAACGTTTAATTTCTGTTTTCACCTTGTAATTCCAAGTACAAGGATAGAAGCCTTCTGCTTTCTCAATTCCTGCTACATTTGTTAGATTTATCATTAAGCATTACAATTTAAATCTGTGCATCTTcgttatgaatatttttttttcaaatagcatTATTGGCAGCTTTTGTGAAGGTATTACGATTTCCATGCAAATAGCGTCAACATTTCAAATATGTTGTCCCTTATAAGCCccgctctcactggacctgcggcacgctggcggcgttgctgcggccGATAGAATTGGCAAAGCATTCATTgaattttatcgacaaaaaacgaatctacATCCCcaacgggcaccggtgcaattggaacCGTAACATTAGAAGGTTGAGTAGCTCCTTAGTCCCTCCATTCCTAAGAATATCTTACACATAGCCCAAAGTTTACCCCattatcaatgacaaaatactggGAGTTTCCATATCTTTGACTTTTGTAGGAATGTTAGGAAAAAAACtacataaaataaatgaaaatctgTAAAGGCTACAATTAACAGCAATAAATCAAAAGAACATATCAAAGTCCTACTTTTAAGAATTAGGTTTATTACATAATAAATGCAATATAACATAATAAATGCAATATAAAAGGACATGTTGGCAGCTCATTACTTTAAGCAAATTGTGacctttagtcactgatgaaagagaGCGGATGCTGTTTGAACGTCTCACTGTTAAAAAtatttattcagttgcttgagtaactgtcatttcgGCGTAAATCGTGACCATGTTGATTGGAATTTTCAGAACTGTTTCTCTAGTTTCATTCTTCACTATCACTCTCTTCGTTCTCCATGTCTAACTTTTCCAGTTCCAGATATCTTGCAGGGATCCGCAGTGGATTCAAACACATGATTTCTTCAGCTTCCTTGGTGCCTCCATCTTTAGAGGTTTGTGTCTTCCCGCCTCCTTGTGTCTTGTTACTGGTGCTAGATGTTGAAGGCTCCTCGGTTGAGGTAGAAGGTCCTCTTGGTGCGTCCTCACTTGAACTCTTACTGGCTAGAACGTCCGCTGTAGAAGCTGATTTTGAGCTGCGGCCACGAGAGGTACTGGCTGTTTCAGTGGGATTGGTTTGTGTTTTTCGTTTTGTGTTTGATGTTTGTTCTGCAGAGTCATCTGCTTCGTTGCGGTCAGTGGACTGAGGGTCACAAAGATGAAGATCTGTAGAAAAAGGAAATATTAAATtcaacaagacaaacaaacaaacacgctgATTACAATTATACCTCTAtgttcacggaggtaacaaaagattgcaaatacaatgtatcacCTGATTAGAGCAAGCAATATTACATTTTACAAAAGCTGAGATTACATGTAATATTAAGAAtaattgtgtacaaagagtctttctattcagtg encodes the following:
- the LOC136436493 gene encoding uncharacterized protein; protein product: MSRSSRFFHSALDFLHGLHSRVKHVVKPIAKASKRKPKAVRRLSSESKNMSVTEAPEENNEKATPITRLVCQTCEAAKIAQSVTAGRKLDVTCKTALGTCVVGGLVTPPKLEREKSNRWIPKVTKHKRKAKKEVTVKKTSSDMKQGTAAVAINVQPPSPQKVTSGGGGGCCGGGCGCGSSKNTALPPLISTPTNKPDVTAATALATPGGKGALLAVATRTPRKPTLKALSTPIKTPKRRLATPSLRRRSATPRRSPRNNELRRVAQAGRAGRTATMVGLGSLMGARAFAGGSVAFLGVNLSTTGIQGSTAQSVNSPRLLIVADNAGVPGTPRRSPWHIRPRTPYHNHIRSVRTSSVTNAKLSASPIVERMGKGSDRMPSHHQLLSSGLKTPRMRSPVAKAISPIPFHSTQHTPVKTTPRGVMSAFEGRFTKTPQISYRSTPLGTRRKPDPTMSLSSAIKAAGITAKPADLSDLEDVFEPPNDFTAITAIGVMYTEEVLFRKYV
- the LOC136427895 gene encoding uncharacterized protein gives rise to the protein MEYTQRTAPGLLVATWIVLSVSGVHGVLKPPTWPSSFSVRFHENEFNVFTRPITTENDGAWYYDYSSQRARHDHLQGQNNTFCQGRGLNLTDPHGDCRLLYVNNTDMYVHYPGDRQCCRACGPAEGCTMMSQTNLAQATNNGNETMNGTACIGWSIPPEKYPIDQWYMGESGAPCYWQTIPIVHPFIVSSHSLTFNQYSYHVGPIRQGILNVPKYCQKPCPNPYVPPY